One segment of Candidatus Limnocylindrales bacterium DNA contains the following:
- the rplL gene encoding 50S ribosomal protein L7/L12, translating into MALSTEDRSSIVEKLSAATVLEIAELVKELEEKWGVSAAAPVAVAAAAGAGGAAAAAPEAAKEEFDVILTAAGEKKIQVIKVVREITSLGLKEAKDLVEGAPKAVKEGVPKADADAIKAKLEAEGATVEIK; encoded by the coding sequence ATGGCTCTCAGCACTGAAGACAGGTCCAGCATCGTCGAGAAGCTCTCGGCGGCCACCGTTCTGGAGATCGCCGAGCTCGTCAAGGAGCTCGAGGAGAAGTGGGGCGTCAGCGCCGCGGCTCCGGTTGCGGTCGCGGCGGCTGCGGGCGCCGGCGGAGCGGCTGCGGCTGCTCCCGAGGCGGCCAAGGAAGAGTTCGACGTCATCCTGACGGCGGCCGGCGAGAAGAAGATCCAGGTGATCAAGGTGGTCCGCGAGATCACCAGCCTGGGCCTGAAGGAAGCCAAGGACCTGGTCGAGGGCGCGCCCAAGGCGGTCAAGGAAGGCGTGCCGAAGGCGGACGCAGACGCGATCAAGGCCAAGCTCGAGGCCGAGGGCGCGACCGTCGAGATCAAGTAG